In Fusobacterium hwasookii, a single window of DNA contains:
- the metF gene encoding methylenetetrahydrofolate reductase [NAD(P)H], which yields MKIADIYKSKNLTTSFEVFPPNEKVGLEEVYNCLDVLSLEKPDYISVTYGAGGNTKGRTVEIANRIKSQNGVESVAHFTCIGSKKEEIDRVLEDLERNNIENILALRGDYPVDRELEPGDFNYARDLINYIHEKKGDKFSIGAAYYVEGHRETNDLLDLFHLKEKVDAGVDFLISQIFLDNEFFYSFRDKLEKLQINVPLVAGIMPVTNAKQIKKITSLCSCTIPKKFLKILEKYEDNPSALREAGLAYAIEQVVDLVASDINGIHLYTMNRPETAKKIIDATGIIRK from the coding sequence ATGAAAATAGCAGATATTTACAAAAGTAAAAATTTAACAACATCATTTGAGGTATTTCCTCCTAATGAAAAAGTTGGTTTGGAAGAAGTGTATAATTGCCTAGATGTATTATCCTTAGAAAAACCTGACTATATAAGTGTTACTTATGGTGCAGGTGGGAATACAAAAGGAAGAACAGTTGAGATTGCCAATAGAATAAAGAGTCAAAATGGAGTAGAATCTGTTGCACACTTCACTTGTATTGGTTCTAAAAAAGAAGAAATAGATAGAGTATTAGAAGATTTAGAAAGAAATAATATTGAAAATATCTTAGCTTTAAGAGGAGATTATCCTGTTGATAGAGAGTTAGAACCAGGAGATTTTAATTATGCAAGAGATTTAATTAATTATATTCATGAAAAGAAAGGAGATAAATTTTCAATAGGTGCTGCATACTATGTTGAGGGACATAGAGAAACTAATGATTTATTAGATTTATTTCATTTAAAAGAAAAAGTTGATGCAGGTGTTGATTTTTTAATTTCACAAATATTTTTAGATAATGAATTCTTTTATTCATTTAGAGATAAATTAGAAAAATTACAAATCAATGTGCCATTAGTTGCAGGAATTATGCCAGTAACAAATGCTAAACAAATAAAGAAAATTACTTCTTTATGTTCTTGTACTATACCTAAAAAGTTTTTAAAGATTTTAGAAAAATATGAAGATAACCCTTCTGCATTAAGAGAAGCAGGACTTGCTTATGCGATAGAACAAGTAGTAGATTTAGTTGCTTCTGATATCAATGGTATACACTTATATACAATGAATAGACCAGAAACTGCTAAGAAAATTATAGATGCAACAGGGATAATAAGAAAATAA
- a CDS encoding MATE family efflux transporter translates to MNSIGNVGKKTLISLTIPIFLELLLVTVVGNIDTIMLGYYSDEAVGAIGGITQLLNIQNVIFSFINMATAILTAQFLGAKDYKRVKQVISVSLVLNVLLGLVLGGVYLFFWKGLLQKMNLPEELVGIGKYYFQMVGGLCVFQGIILSCGAILKSHGRATETLIINVGVNILNILGNALFIFGWLGMPVLGPTGVGISTVISRGIGCVVAFYMMSKYCNFTFRKKYIKPFPFKIVKNILSIGFPTAGEHLAWNVGQLMVVAMVNTMGTTIITARTYLMLISSFIMTLSIALGQGTAIQVGHLVGAGEIKEVYNKCLKSVKIAFIFAFVTTSVVCLLRKPIMNIFTTNPDILEASLKIFPLMIILEMGRVFNIVIINSLHAAADIKFPMFIGISFVFTIAVLFSYILGISLGWGLAGIWIANAMDEWIRGLAMYFRWKSKKWQNKSFV, encoded by the coding sequence ATGAATAGTATTGGTAATGTTGGTAAAAAAACTTTGATTTCTTTGACAATACCAATATTTTTAGAATTGTTATTAGTAACAGTTGTAGGAAATATTGATACAATAATGCTTGGTTATTACAGTGATGAAGCAGTAGGAGCAATAGGTGGAATAACACAACTACTTAATATTCAAAATGTAATATTCAGTTTCATAAATATGGCAACAGCAATTTTAACTGCACAATTTTTAGGAGCAAAGGATTATAAAAGAGTTAAACAAGTTATAAGTGTTTCACTAGTTCTCAATGTTCTTTTAGGACTCGTTTTAGGAGGAGTATATTTATTTTTTTGGAAAGGTTTACTTCAAAAGATGAATCTTCCAGAAGAACTTGTAGGAATAGGGAAATATTATTTTCAAATGGTTGGAGGACTTTGTGTATTTCAAGGTATAATTTTATCTTGTGGGGCTATACTTAAAAGCCATGGTAGAGCAACAGAAACATTAATTATTAATGTAGGAGTAAATATTTTAAATATTTTGGGTAATGCTTTATTTATTTTTGGTTGGTTAGGTATGCCAGTTTTAGGACCAACAGGAGTTGGAATTTCAACAGTTATTTCAAGAGGAATTGGTTGTGTTGTAGCATTCTATATGATGTCTAAATATTGTAATTTTACATTTAGAAAAAAATATATAAAACCTTTCCCATTTAAAATAGTGAAAAATATTTTATCAATAGGTTTCCCAACTGCAGGAGAACATCTTGCTTGGAATGTAGGACAACTTATGGTAGTTGCTATGGTAAATACTATGGGTACAACTATTATAACAGCTCGTACATATCTTATGTTGATAAGTAGCTTTATTATGACTTTATCAATAGCACTAGGACAAGGTACAGCTATTCAAGTTGGACATTTAGTTGGAGCAGGTGAAATAAAAGAAGTTTATAATAAATGTTTAAAGAGTGTGAAGATAGCTTTTATATTTGCCTTTGTTACAACTTCAGTAGTTTGTCTTTTAAGAAAACCAATTATGAATATTTTTACAACTAATCCAGATATTTTAGAAGCTTCGCTTAAAATATTTCCTTTGATGATTATATTAGAAATGGGTAGAGTATTTAACATAGTTATAATAAATTCACTTCATGCAGCAGCAGATATTAAATTTCCTATGTTTATAGGAATAAGTTTTGTATTTACAATTGCAGTTCTATTTTCATATATATTAGGAATTTCTCTTGGATGGGGACTTGCTGGAATATGGATAGCAAATGCAATGGATGAGTGGATTAGAGGGCTTGCAATGTACTTCAGATGGAAGAGTAAAAAATGGCAAAATAAAAGTTTTGTATAG
- a CDS encoding formylglycine-generating enzyme family protein: protein MKGLEDFQKEYMVFVRGGKYKKKVFNLEVCKYPVTQSMWENIMGYNPSRFKGANKPVESVNWWEVLKFCNKLSEKYNLKPVYDLSQEEKGILKIIHLDGEIVEEDKSDFKNTEGFRLPTEAEWEWFARGGQKAIDEGTFDYKYSGSNNIDEVAWYYENSGAKNKEGTTQNVGLKEADQLGLYDCSGNVWEWCYDMSDDESIEDGIVHRTLKGGGWSSNLELYQNFFCTSENAIFEDNDIGFRIVRTIY, encoded by the coding sequence ATGAAAGGATTAGAAGATTTTCAAAAGGAATATATGGTTTTTGTTAGAGGTGGCAAATATAAAAAGAAAGTTTTTAATTTAGAGGTATGTAAATACCCAGTTACACAATCTATGTGGGAAAATATAATGGGATATAATCCATCAAGATTTAAAGGAGCTAATAAACCAGTAGAAAGTGTTAACTGGTGGGAAGTATTAAAATTTTGTAATAAATTAAGTGAAAAATATAATTTAAAACCAGTCTATGATTTAAGTCAAGAAGAAAAAGGAATTTTAAAAATTATTCATTTAGATGGAGAAATAGTTGAAGAAGATAAATCAGATTTTAAAAATACAGAAGGTTTTAGATTACCAACAGAAGCTGAATGGGAATGGTTTGCAAGGGGAGGGCAAAAAGCTATTGATGAAGGAACATTTGATTATAAATATTCAGGAAGTAACAATATAGATGAAGTAGCTTGGTATTATGAAAATTCAGGAGCTAAGAATAAAGAAGGAACAACTCAAAATGTAGGTTTGAAAGAAGCAGATCAGTTAGGACTTTATGATTGTAGTGGAAATGTTTGGGAATGGTGTTATGATATGTCAGATGATGAAAGTATAGAAGATGGTATTGTACATAGAACATTAAAAGGAGGGGGTTGGAGTAGTAATTTAGAATTATATCAGAATTTTTTTTGTACTAGTGAAAATGCAATATTTGAAGATAATGATATAGGGTTTCGTATTGTTAGAACAATTTACTAG